In the genome of Natronocella acetinitrilica, one region contains:
- the dut gene encoding dUTP diphosphatase: MICYRHYPLQLDRDAIGRCRLPRGAEIVGVDPAERAGGALRLRCLADAAQPEEARDFRLLSLDDSESAPVRAVGAVDGFLLVEIDPPAPAGSVRLFLDQHYDRSWGDPTYAKDGDAGIDLRAALTDADSLTLAPNSNALIPSGIRVRLPRALQIELRPRSGLAHKHRLAVTNSPATIDSGYLGEIFVSLENRGQAPYTVERGERIAQAVLMPYQRAGFVAVDHADALGESLRGAGGFGHSGRR, encoded by the coding sequence ATGATCTGCTATCGCCACTACCCGCTTCAGCTCGACCGTGACGCCATCGGCCGCTGCCGCCTCCCACGTGGGGCTGAGATTGTCGGTGTCGACCCGGCCGAGCGTGCCGGCGGGGCGCTTCGCCTGCGCTGCCTGGCCGATGCCGCGCAGCCCGAGGAGGCGCGCGACTTCCGCCTGCTCTCCCTCGATGATTCGGAGAGCGCCCCGGTGCGCGCCGTCGGTGCGGTGGATGGCTTTCTGCTGGTCGAGATCGACCCCCCGGCGCCTGCTGGCAGCGTGCGCCTGTTCCTCGACCAGCACTATGACCGCAGCTGGGGCGACCCCACCTACGCCAAGGACGGGGATGCCGGGATCGACCTGCGTGCGGCGCTGACCGACGCCGACTCACTCACTCTCGCACCGAACAGCAACGCACTGATCCCAAGTGGCATCCGCGTGCGCCTGCCCCGTGCGCTTCAGATCGAGCTCCGGCCGCGAAGCGGACTCGCCCACAAGCATCGCCTGGCCGTCACCAACAGCCCCGCCACCATTGATTCCGGCTATCTCGGCGAGATCTTCGTGAGCCTCGAGAACCGCGGCCAGGCGCCCTACACGGTGGAGCGCGGCGAGCGCATCGCCCAGGCCGTGCTGATGCCCTATCAGCGCGCCGGCTTCGTCGCGGTCGACCATGCGGATGCGCTCGGCGAGAGCCTGCGCGGGGCCGGCGGCTTCGGCCACTCCGGGCGCCGATAG
- a CDS encoding SOS response-associated peptidase, whose amino-acid sequence MCGRYALYSPRSRIAGEFGVTRNVGGNTPRYNIAPGTAPLTLNARAETLAFEQLRWGYRPHWASAESPTPINARAERVATSPYFREAFAHHRCLVPADGWYEWQAGEGGKQPYYHYHAEGALLYFAGVYACTPDGAPAGFAIITVPAKARAATVHPRMPLILAPACLGAWMDPAITRHAAIREASVRLDSEVIALHAVSTRVNRSDAEDASLIEPPVP is encoded by the coding sequence ATGTGTGGGCGCTACGCACTCTACTCGCCGCGCTCGCGGATCGCCGGGGAGTTTGGCGTCACCCGCAATGTCGGCGGCAACACGCCGCGCTACAACATCGCCCCGGGCACGGCACCGCTCACACTGAACGCCCGCGCCGAGACGCTGGCCTTCGAGCAGCTGCGCTGGGGCTACCGTCCGCACTGGGCGAGCGCCGAGAGCCCGACGCCGATCAACGCCCGTGCCGAGCGCGTGGCAACGAGCCCCTACTTCCGCGAGGCCTTCGCCCACCACCGCTGCCTGGTGCCGGCCGATGGCTGGTATGAGTGGCAGGCGGGCGAGGGCGGCAAGCAGCCCTACTACCACTACCACGCCGAGGGCGCGCTGCTCTACTTCGCCGGCGTCTACGCCTGCACGCCGGACGGCGCGCCGGCGGGCTTTGCCATCATCACGGTGCCGGCGAAGGCGCGTGCGGCGACGGTGCACCCGCGCATGCCACTCATCCTCGCGCCGGCGTGCCTCGGTGCCTGGATGGATCCGGCGATCACCCGCCATGCGGCGATCCGCGAGGCGAGCGTGCGGCTTGACTCCGAGGTGATCGCGCTGCACGCGGTCAGCACCCGGGTCAACCGGTCCGACGCCGAGGACGCGTCGCTGATCGAACCCCCTGTCCCCTGA
- a CDS encoding helix-turn-helix transcriptional regulator: MHQRRLAEFNRVIESFYARAAEGEAWDVAALHRYLATDLCHILTINCGGIIVEGASSGVSAAEVEHYIRNWAARDEIGPKLFARSPGRALTDEALMSREEFEGSAVFEGFYEPGGVTHFAVGYLPVGPQLNCGISVQNGRGTGPIRPETLRDLDTVIPHLRRAMALRWRIAEVRRASEASSGLLSNWGLGLIQCDRSGLITALQGEAEALLAGSGAMVRCASGRLRLADEGADRRLAMLLRDPGAALLHAGATLYLDDPCGACGLELTVLPFEGNGVPEGLRLVLCRRTGEASSIDRRYLRRRFRITPGEADVLAHLLDGRTLAEIAAARGSTIGTIRSYVKQLRRKLHCSNQAQLVSLGWQAIGLHRPG; the protein is encoded by the coding sequence ATGCATCAGCGACGACTGGCGGAATTCAATCGCGTCATTGAGAGCTTCTACGCCCGGGCGGCCGAGGGCGAGGCCTGGGACGTGGCGGCCCTGCACCGCTACCTCGCCACGGATCTCTGTCACATACTCACCATCAATTGCGGCGGCATCATCGTTGAGGGCGCCTCCTCGGGGGTGAGCGCGGCGGAAGTCGAGCACTACATCCGCAACTGGGCTGCGCGCGACGAGATTGGACCCAAGCTCTTTGCCCGCTCCCCGGGGCGTGCGCTCACCGATGAGGCGCTGATGAGCCGCGAGGAGTTCGAGGGCAGCGCGGTCTTCGAGGGCTTCTACGAGCCGGGCGGTGTTACGCACTTCGCCGTTGGCTACCTGCCGGTTGGCCCGCAGCTGAACTGCGGGATCAGCGTGCAGAATGGCCGCGGGACAGGGCCGATCCGCCCCGAGACGCTGCGCGATCTCGACACGGTCATCCCGCATCTGCGCCGCGCGATGGCGCTTCGCTGGCGGATTGCCGAGGTGCGCCGTGCGTCCGAGGCGAGCAGTGGGCTTTTGAGCAACTGGGGGCTTGGTCTCATTCAGTGCGACCGCAGCGGGCTGATCACCGCGCTGCAGGGCGAGGCGGAGGCGCTGCTCGCCGGTTCGGGCGCGATGGTGCGCTGCGCGAGCGGCCGGCTGCGCCTTGCCGATGAGGGCGCGGACCGCCGCCTCGCCATGCTGCTGCGCGACCCTGGGGCGGCGCTGCTGCACGCGGGTGCAACGCTCTACCTCGATGACCCCTGTGGGGCCTGTGGGCTCGAGTTGACGGTGCTGCCATTCGAGGGCAATGGGGTGCCGGAGGGCCTGCGCCTGGTGCTCTGCCGGCGCACCGGGGAGGCGAGCAGCATCGACCGGCGCTATCTGCGCCGGCGCTTTCGCATCACCCCGGGCGAGGCCGACGTCCTGGCGCACCTGCTCGACGGGCGCACGCTCGCGGAGATCGCCGCCGCCCGGGGCTCGACGATTGGCACCATCCGCAGCTACGTGAAGCAGCTGCGGCGCAAGCTCCACTGCTCGAACCAGGCGCAGCTCGTCTCACTCGGCTGGCAGGCGATTGGCCTGCACCGCCCCGGCTGA
- a CDS encoding helix-turn-helix transcriptional regulator encodes MMSKVQDFIDRGRRDPRFSKALAASDLATRLGKMAFDMRVGCGLSQEALAERTGLKQSQISRLERGNQGYVPSLLLIGEVAAACDYEIAIEAIPRRVILAQVAEPPVRPYSARRSHAALTEAMLEAGNLIEEHLASEVRETGETGGIHVMVHAEKE; translated from the coding sequence ATGATGAGCAAGGTACAGGACTTCATTGATCGTGGCCGCCGTGATCCGCGCTTCTCCAAGGCGCTCGCGGCAAGCGATCTTGCAACGCGGCTTGGCAAGATGGCGTTCGACATGCGCGTTGGCTGCGGGCTCTCTCAGGAGGCGCTTGCCGAGCGCACGGGGCTCAAGCAGTCGCAGATCTCTCGCCTTGAGCGTGGCAACCAGGGGTATGTGCCAAGCCTCTTGCTGATCGGCGAGGTTGCGGCCGCCTGTGACTACGAGATTGCGATTGAGGCGATTCCGCGCCGGGTGATTCTGGCGCAGGTCGCGGAACCGCCGGTGCGCCCCTACAGCGCCAGGCGCAGTCACGCGGCGCTGACCGAGGCCATGCTGGAGGCAGGCAATCTGATCGAGGAGCACCTGGCGTCCGAGGTCCGCGAGACAGGCGAGACCGGGGGTATCCACGTCATGGTGCACGCGGAGAAGGAGTAG
- a CDS encoding fibronectin type III domain-containing protein translates to MLFTNNYPFGGRLPLAAATLASVLLLAGCVSEGSARSGSSAERDPPLSQDGGVGVPDNAAGAAPVVPPPAPEPAPEPAPEPAPEPAPEPAPEPKPEPEPAPENEPEPIPEPEPEPEPEPEPEPEPEPEPEPEPEPQATVSWTAPVTRVNGEPISLSAISHYTIHIGTQSAQYDQEILVTDYAQTVWVFDDLDPGTYYVAMRVEDVDGLRSSYSEEISFTVE, encoded by the coding sequence TTGTTATTTACAAATAATTACCCATTTGGTGGCCGTCTGCCGCTTGCCGCCGCAACGCTCGCCTCGGTGCTGCTGCTCGCCGGCTGCGTCTCCGAGGGCAGTGCCCGCTCGGGCAGTTCAGCGGAGCGCGACCCACCGCTCTCCCAGGATGGTGGTGTGGGTGTTCCCGATAACGCGGCCGGCGCCGCTCCCGTGGTGCCCCCTCCTGCCCCTGAGCCTGCCCCTGAGCCTGCCCCTGAGCCTGCCCCTGAGCCTGCCCCTGAGCCTGCCCCTGAACCGAAACCTGAACCTGAGCCTGCGCCCGAGAATGAGCCCGAGCCAATCCCGGAGCCGGAGCCGGAGCCGGAGCCGGAGCCGGAGCCAGAGCCGGAGCCGGAGCCGGAGCCAGAGCCAGAGCCAGAGCCGCAGGCCACGGTCTCCTGGACCGCGCCGGTGACGCGCGTCAACGGCGAGCCGATCTCGCTCTCGGCGATCAGCCACTACACCATCCACATCGGGACACAGAGCGCGCAGTACGACCAGGAGATCCTGGTCACCGACTACGCGCAGACCGTGTGGGTGTTCGATGACCTCGATCCGGGCACCTACTACGTTGCCATGCGCGTCGAGGACGTCGACGGGCTTCGCAGCAGCTACTCCGAGGAGATCAGTTTTACCGTGGAGTAG